The DNA window AATACCCCATGACTAAATAGATTATAGAAACTCTGTATGAAAACTTATCAATGGCAATCATAACAATCTTTTTGACATAAATATGTTTAGGATACTCACCTTAGTCGTATACATTTACTTGATTTAACTTTCTTCTAccattgaaaaagattttatatcTCATTCAATGATAAAAGAAAGTAATTCAAACAAAGAcaaatacatataaataataCAACTCTGGTGATGTTATAAAACCTAACAAATTCAGAAGTCAATAGAAAAAAAGTGAGAGAAAACAGGGGGGAAAAGGAAAACTTTGTCAATTTGTAGcaaaaatttatatgtaaaagaaaaaaaaaggattttCCAAGAAATCATATGAAAGTTCTTATTGTTGAAAGTTGCCTAACATAATTGACTTGTCATTATGCTTTCATTTTCCAAGTAACTTAGGCTCtggcatttttttttttttacatatgtTTTAATGAGAGGCATGCATAAAACATGAGTTGAACCAAGATGGTGAGATTTCACTTTCTCAAAGGACAATTTCTGAATTTCATTTCATCACCACTATGATCAAATTGAGGTTGCACTGTCTCATTTCAAATAGTACTCAATGGCACATAGTGGATATATTTAGCATAAATAAAATGATGGAGATTTATAGAGAACTTGAATGCAGCCTGGGCCCAAAAACAGTGTCACGAGAACTTTCACACTACCATAAATTCACAAACATTATCATGCTGTCTATCTATGATGTTACAAGATctctcataataataataataataataataataataataataaagaaaatccaAGGATACATGAGGCACACGGTCACATAATACACTTTTAAATCATGGTTTAAACATTCTCTACATAATTCTTACCAAATAATAGAGTTGCAGCTTATTAAGCCAAATCTTTGTGATCCCAGTAAGTTTTTCTTTTCCGAGGAACGCATCTAAGTGAGAAGAGTAGAAGGGGTAACCTGAACTGTTGAAGCAAAACTTGCAtggtaatttttaaaaaagtcatTTGATCACACATGATAAAACTACATGACATTATATCTTAATCTTAACCATTGATGCAAAATCATTACTCCACTTACTCATAAAactagttttaaattttaacagcTATATTACTTTATCAGAGGTTTGGGAGAGGTCAACAGAAAAGGATGTCTGCAAACGAATACATTACAACTTCCATCACCATCGTCTTACAAAGAAATATTCACAAATGATAACCAACCAATTCCCTTACCATGGCTTAGTTCCACTGATAAGAGAGGATAgaacattcattcaaaatatcattttgtTTTGACATAATTCGTGATTACGCAGCTACATTAAACAGCAAAGCAAGCGTATTTATAATCATCCCATGGCATACTTCTGTGTCCAGCTGCGTGCGGTGGCTTCATACTTAGCCCTGTCAGTCTTGTACATGTGCGCAATTTCAGGCACAAGAGGATCATCGGGGTTGGGATCCGTCAACAAGGAGCAAATTGACAAAAGAACCTGAAATAGCACAAGACAAGAACTTATGTTTCCCAACATTAACAGCATTGGCGAGGCTTCTACATCACATAGTGCTCCATTCAAAAAATGTAAGAACAGTTCGTCAGTTCCGGTTGTTATTTTCAACAATGTATGTTTTGGGCTGAGCACATGGTGAATTATCAAGTTTGCATTAGAACTATAGCTTGGGATTAATGGTTGTTTATCTTAAGTGCAGCTTGGCAACAAACAAAacttaaatgatataaaattagtATGACTCTAAAAAGGTCAACATTGACAAGATACTTAGAGAAGTACACAAGACATGCAATTTTATATTTCCAGATAACATTTATTAGTCCAGTATTACCTAATGAGAACTGTCTCCAAGATGAAATGCCAAAATATATCTAAAGACCACGCACCGGAAAATACGAAATTCCATCTAGTGACAATCAGCTAGATAATAAGTAAGCAAGAAAATCGAACCTTGGAAATCGTTAGTGCAGGGCTCCATTGCTCTTTAAGAATGTCAAGGCATATACTTCCATTACTATTGATATTTGGGTGGAATACCTTGGTCCTAAATGCAAcctgataaaatttaaaagccACATAACATCCATATATTAGAGAAAATTAAACTAGGAAATTCTCCAGTAATTGAGCACATAAAGATTGCACAAGAATAAAAGACCACAATAGGATGGATACAAAAGTAAAGGATATATGACTGATATTCATAGAACATAATACATGACCATATCGAAACCTATCAACAGTTACATCTAAGCATCTAGCTGCAAGTCTGCAACACATCTTTCTTTCTAATACTGTTGTAACCTTTACTCATTGGTTTTTTGTGCATATGCACACAAGTGAAAAGGGCAGCTGGGATGACAAAACAAGAACTCATAAACGAAAAGAGCTATAGTTATACTACACTATTACATAAGCTACACAACTGACAAAATATTCTTTTCAAACTCCACAGTCCGATGCTATTCAATCTTCCCTGTTAACAGACAGATGGCTAGGAAGGATCGAACCAGAGGAAGCAAATCACTGAACGACAGTTACGAGTCGGCAACAGTGTTATCAAAAGGTACTCGCGCTTAAGCCACCTCAGCAGGCAAGGCATCTTTCCAGCCTTGAAAGTCACATGGCAATAGGTGCCATATGCAAACCTTTTATGAAGAATCCAACAAAATCATAGCATACAATGATAATAAGACAAGCAGAATGAGTAGCAAACACTTTGGCTACATTTTAATCCAGCCATTCCATTCCGTACCAAATGACCAAAAATCTCAATTGAACCTGTGGTGGAGGCTAACTGCCAAGTCGTCACTTGACTTGAACTCTTTGCAATCCTCTATTCCTCTTACACAAATACATCTTGTGTAATACAAATGTAAAATGATAAACATAAATACAAGTGCAAGGTCAAGCAGTTCAAGCAGGCCAAGCTGAACAAAAGATTAGTTGCAAACTTGGCTACAAGCAATACGAACAACCCAAGGTTGTCAAATATCTGGTATATCGGGGCCATAGCGCTATTGCATAGTGGAAATTTAGCAAAATGCAACGAGCAACAAGCCATGATCCACTATTGATACCTTGGTCTCCCCTAAAGGTTGTCAAATATTCGCTATTTGGCGCAATAGCACTATTGTGTAGTGGGAATTTTGACTGCTATTCCATTATTAATAACCTTGGAACAACCACCAAGGAAGCAACATTATTTCGTTGTAAGTAGCACCGACTAAAGATTACCAATGCAAGGAACAAAATACATGATAGATTACCTTCGGCGGCTTGAATGGATAGTCCGGAGGAAAATGAATCGAAACAAGGAATACACCACCCGTATACGGGCTATCAGCTGGTCCCATGATTGTTGCTTGCCAGTGAAACATGTCCTCAGCCACAGGACCTAATACAGCACAGAGCTAGCAAACTTCATAAAACAGATAACTAAAATCCAAGAGATGAATACAGACTTCAATGGCGAAAATTGGGAAAAACCCTTGAAGCCTCACATAGGAGCCAACTCCAATCActatatcattaaaaaaaatgactcttatttgtatttttgctATAGAATTCTTCCCTCTTAACCACAATACCTAGATACAGAAAACAATAACCCTCTAAAAATTAGATCGCTTCGGCTATGAAAACATAACGAAAGGGGTTGAATAACCAAGAATCAATTAACTATTAGGGAtcctaaaagtaaaaaaattaagcGTTCAATTTCTTTAATATAGCTAAGGTATGAAATTGAAAAGGGATCATAAGGTGGATTACCGGCGCTACATGACGTAGGAGGGTCCTTCTGCAAATCTTTGAGCTCCTTCAAGATGCGTTTCGATGCCATGCCTACAAAACTACagtaaacaaaattaattaattaattaattaaaattaaaattgcaaaCGAGAAAATGAAAGAAGATGAAGGAAAAAAACCTGAAAGGGAGAGCGAAAGAAAGGGTTGAAAATATCGACAAGGGTTTGGTTTATAGCTGATTACCGGAAAAACGAGAGGAAAAGAGAAATTTGTAATGAGGAAAATGATAGAGAAGGGTAGGTTTTCTAGAACGTTCGGTAATTCGGATTCGCGTGTTCCATGACAGCGTAAGATCAACGTCAAATACCAAACACGGAACACGCCAATTTTATTTGGGATTAAATGTTTAATTAACCCTAACAAGTCTTAAAGTTATATATActcataaaatttttattgaggatataacatttaaaattttaatgtatttattaaaaaattttataatttttattaataataattttaatatatgttttaaaaacataatatattaactattttttttatttttatttttgaactaaaactcaatTCACAATTGACCATTTTCATGAAAGACATTACAAtttttgacaaaagaaaaaaaaaagagtaattaCTCAAATCGATTcttaagaattttaaaagtaaattttttagttttaaaaaaattaatacacaggttaatttctaatattttatttttacacaCAAATTAATCTCTAGTTCATTTTTAGCAGAATAGTCATCTAAATCAgtctccaaaaattttaaaagcgaATACTTTAgtcccaaaaaaattaatacacggatcaattttcaatattttttttgtaactaaTATACAGATCAATTCTCAACGTTTTTTTCTGTCAGACATAACAGCTCTCCCTCTAAAAaacgtaaaataaaattattattatttattaattacacAATAATACTGTAccataattttttgtaattttttggacaaaaataatgataaatttatttatgtagtatttataatataaaatataaaaaatatatataattactcaataataataataataataataataatattcaataaaattattagaaattattttataagaaattcaaagtaaaactatttaatatttttgtatttaatatattcaa is part of the Arachis duranensis cultivar V14167 chromosome 1, aradu.V14167.gnm2.J7QH, whole genome shotgun sequence genome and encodes:
- the LOC107474102 gene encoding ubiquitin-conjugating enzyme E2-17 kDa, which translates into the protein MASKRILKELKDLQKDPPTSCSAGPVAEDMFHWQATIMGPADSPYTGGVFLVSIHFPPDYPFKPPKVAFRTKVFHPNINSNGSICLDILKEQWSPALTISKVLLSICSLLTDPNPDDPLVPEIAHMYKTDRAKYEATARSWTQKYAMG